The Streptomyces sp. NBC_01276 genome contains the following window.
CCAGCCGTTCCAGAACTCGGCGCAGAAGAAGGGCTCGTCCGGACGGCGCGAGCGCAGCAGCCCGGCAGCGGCGTCGGGGCGCGAGCCGAAGGTGGCGGCGGCCAGTTCTCCGGGCAGGGTGCCGCCGTCGAGCATCAGGGGGGTGGGCCCGTCGGCGGTGTAGAGCAGTTCGGTGACGCCCCGGTCGGCCAGCGCGTCGCGGACCCAGCGGACGTAGGCGTGGTCGTCGCCGTAGCTGCCGTACTCGTTCTCGATCTGTACGGCCACCACGGGGCCGCCGTGGCGGGCCTGGAGGGCCGCGACGCGGGGGATCAGCTCGTCGAACCAGCGGGCGACCGCTTCCAGGAAGGGCGGGTGCGAGGTGCGCGGGCGCATGCCGGGCGTACCGGTCAGCCAGGCGGGGAGTCCGCCGTTGTCCCACTCGGCGCAGATGTAGGGGCCGGGCCGGACGATCACGTCCAGCCGCTCCCGCCGGGCCAGGCCGACGAACCGCTCCAGGTCGCGCGGGCCGTCGAAGCGGACGTCCCCCCGGGTCCGCTCGTGGAAGTTCCACGGGACGTAGGTGTCGACCGTGTTGAGTCCGAGGGCCGCCACGCGCCGGAGCCGGTCGGCCCACTGTTCGGGGTGGACACGGAAGTAGTGCAGGGAACCGGACAGCACGCGGTGCGGTCGGCCCGCGCGCAGGAAGGCGCCGTTTGCGTGGGTCAGCGCGGCCGGGATCCCGCTCGCGGTCGATCCCCGGGATGTTATCGATGCCTTTCCGGGCGCGGACCCGGTTCCCGTACCCGTGCGACCGTCGTCGGCGAGCGGGAGGAGGGCGCCCGCGGCGTCCGCGGATCGGATCGTTTCGCGTTCCAAGGCCCCTCCCGGCGTATGCGACGGGTCGGACTATGGCAGAGAATGTTATCGATGCCAATTGAGTACGCACACATAGCTGGAAGTCCGGCGAGAACCGGCCGGGACGGCATGGGGAGCGATATCATCCGTGCTCGTGACGGGAAGGGGCGCCATGGCGAAGCGGAGCGTCGGTGACCAGGAGCGGCCTCCCGGAATGACGGACGTCGCCCGGGTCGCCGGGGTGTCGGCACAGACCGTGTCGAGGGTGCTGTCGGGCCACCCGAACGTCCAGGAGCGGACGCGGGCGAAGGTGGTGGCCGCCGTGGAACAGCTCGGCTACCGGCGCAACAACGCGGCGCGGATGCTGAGCTCGGGCCGGAGCCGCACCATCGGGGTGGTGACCCTTCAGACCACGTTCTACTCGCGGGCGGCCGTCACGTCCGGCATCGAGTACGCGGCCCGGGCCGCCGGGTACGCGGTCAGCACGGCCACCACGACCTCCCTGGACACCTCCGCGATCGAGCGGGCCCTGGCCGGGCTGGCCGACCAGGGCGTCGAGGGCGTGATCCTGTCGGTGCCGCTGATCCACACCAGCGAGAGGATCGAGCAGCTCACCCGGTCCACTCCCACCATCACGATCGACGGTTCGCGTACCGACGCGACCGGGGTCGTGGCCGTCGACCAGGACCTCGCCGCCCGTCTGGCGACCCGGCACCTGCTGGAGCTGGGCCACGACACCGTCTGGCACGTCGCGGGTCCGGCGCACTGGCTGGAGGCCGTCGGCCGGCTCGCCGGCTGGCGCGCGACGCTGGAGGCCGCCGGCCGGCAGGTGCCCCCTCCGCTGGAGGGCGACTGGTCCCCCGCCTCCGGCCATCGGATCGGGCTCGTCCTGGGCCGCGTCCCGGACGTCACCGCCGTCTTCGTGGCGAGCGACGAGATGGCCTTCGGGGTGATCAGGGCCCTGCACGAGCTCGGCAGGCGGGTCCCCGAGGACATCTCCGTCGTCGGCGTCGACGACATCGAGCTGGCCGAGTACTGCACCCCGCCCCTGACCACCGTCGCGCAGCCGTTCGCCCAGATGGGAGCCCTGGCCGTGGCGCGGCTGCTGCGTCACATCGCGGACCCCGCCGCCATGCCCGCGCCGGCGTCGGTCGAACCGGAACTCGTCGTACGGGCGAGCACCGCCCCCGCACGAGAATTCAAACAAGAATAAACACAAAACCTCACAAATCAACAGATCCGCGTGTTATGTTGGCGCCATGCAACTGGCCCAGCAAAGACGCGCGTTCATCCTGGAGGCGGTGCGCCGCGACGGTGCGGTACGGGTCGCCGAGCTCGTGGAACGCCTCGCCGTGTCCGACATGACGGTCCGCCGGGATCTGGACGCGCTCGCGGCGCGCGGCCTGGTCGAGAAGGTGTACGGGGGCGCCGTCGCGGCTCCCGGAACCCGCGTCGAGGAACCGGGGTTCGACGCCAAGGCCGCGCTGGCCGGGCCCGCCAAAGCGGCCATCGCGGAGACGGCCGCCTCCCTGGTCGAGCCGGGCAGCGTGGTCGCGGTCTCGGCCGGCACCACCGCGTGCGCGGTGGCCGCCCGGCTGCTGGACGTCCCGCGGCTGACCGTGCTCACCAATTCCCTGCCGGTCGCCGAACTGGTCCGGTCCGCGTCCCGCGACCGCGGGGAGGCCGCGGTCCCCACCCTGCTGCTGACCGGCGGCGCCCCCACCCCGTCCGCCGCACTCGTCGGCCCGCTGGCCGAGCTGGTGATCTCCTCCCTCCATGTCGACCTGCTGATCCTGGGCGCGCACGGCGTCAGCGAGGAGGCCGGGCTGACCACCCCGAACCTGGCGGAGGCACAGACCAACCGGACCCTGATCGGGGCGGCCCGCCGGGTGGCGGTCGTCGCCGACCACACCAAGTGGGGGACGGTGGCGCTGAGCGGATTCGCCCCGCTCGACCGCATCGACTGCTTCGTCACGGACGCCGGGATGCCCGCTTCGGGCCGCGAGGTCCTGGCGGACACCGTCGGCGAGCTGCTGGTCGCCGGGGCGGCGTAGGCGGGCGGGCGCCGGGCCTCCGGATCCCTCCCGTGCGGGACCGCGCCGCCCCGCACCGCCACACGGACCGGCGGCTTGTGCACCATTGCGCCGAAATACTCCTTTACCTGGGTGATCGCGGCAGGTTCGGGGTAGGCACCCGGCATGATCACTGTTGGGGTCGAGGAGGAGTACCTGCTGGTCGACCCGGATACGCTCCTGCCCACTCCGCTCGTGCAGGAGGTGCGCGCCTCGGCCCGGCTGGCACCGATCGCGGACGAGCAGGAGGTCCAGGACGAACTGCTCCAGGCGCAGATCGAAGTCGCCACCCCCGTGTGCACGGCCCTGGAGGAGGTGGGCGGTCACCTCCTGCGGCTGCGGCACGCGGTCGCCTCCGCCGCGCAGACGAACGGCTGCCGCGTCGCGATCTCGGCCACCGCGCCGGTCAGGGGCGCCCTCCCCGTGCCGATCACGGGCACGGCGAGGTATCTGAAGATGCGGGGAGAGGCCCGGCTGCTGGTCGACGAGCAGCTGATCTGCGGCATGCACGTCCACGTGGGGATGCCCGACCGGGAGACCGGAGTGGCCGTCCTGAACCGCTTGCGCGTCTGGCTCCCGACGCTGCTGGCGCTCTCCGCGAACGGGCCCCTCTGGGACGGCCGGGACACCGGCTTCGCCAGCTGGCGCACGATCATCTTCGGCCGATGGCCGGTCAGTGGCCCCGCACCGTACTTCGCGGGACTCACGGACTACGAGGCACGGGCCGACGCGCTGCTGGAATCTGGACTGGTCCCCGACCGGGGGCAGCTGTACTGGCACGCCCGTCTCTCGGAGCGGTATCCGACCGTCGAGGTGCGCTGCTGTGACGTGCAGCTGGAGGCGGACGACGCGGTGATGCTGGCCGGGGTGGTCCGCGCGCTCGCCGCCACCGCGATCGCCGAGGAGAAGGCGGGAGCCGCTCCGGCGCTGTGCCGGTCCGAGCTGCTGCAGGCCGCGACGTGGCACGCTGCCCGGCACGGGATGGCGGGCACGCTGATGGACCCGCAGGGCCGGCTGCGGAGCAGCGGCGACGTGCTGTGCATGCTGCTGGGCCACATCGCCCCCGCTCTGGAGGAGAGCGGTGACTACCGCGAGGTGAGCTCGCTCCTCCACCGGCTGCTCCAGCGGGGCACGGCGGCCGACCGCCAGCGCCGGGCGCTGGCCGAGGCCGGCCTGCCGGCACTGGCGGCCCTGATCACCGCCGACGAGAGCACCGAGTGAGTCGTCGGCCGGGGCACGGACCGAGCGGCCTTCAGGTGCGCAGGCGGCTGTTGGTCCCGTCGTGGTCGTCGGCGCTCTCGTCGTTGAACCAGTAGTCGCCCGCGGCCAGGTAGCGGAAGGAGTGCACGCTCTTCTCCGGCAGGGCGACGGTGACGGCGCGCATGCCGTCGCGCCGCGGGGCCAGGGTGTGGGTGCCGGGCTGCCAGTCGTTGAAGTCACCGACCACGCTGACGGGGCCGGGCGGGGTGTTGGCGGGCAGGACGAAGGTGACCTCGGTGCGGTCCTTGCACTGCTTGCGTTCGAGCACGGGGAGGGGCTCCTGACGGCCGGGCTGCTGTGTCTGCCCATGCTCGGACCGCCGACGGTGCCCGGCGCGCGGACGCGGCCGTGGCGCCGCGCCGCCTTCACCCGCCCGGCGCTCCACCGCGGAACGGCGTCGGGGCCCCGCCGCCCGGCGCGCGCGGCGGATCGGGGGCCGGGCGGGCGGTCCGGGCGTCCGTGGCGCGGCGTGCCCCGGGCGCAGGTGCCATGCTGGAGGGAAGTGGAGGGCCGACGCCCGGACCGCCGGGCCGGCCCCGTCAGCAAGGGAGAACGACGTGCCTGGTCTTCTTCGAGGAATCGCGCGGACCGCGGTGGTCGCCGGTACGGCGACGGCGGTCTCCAACCGCGTTTCGCGTCGGCAGGGCGGCCGGTGGGCCGAGCAGGAAGCCCAACAGCAGCAGCAGGCCGCCGCGGCTGCCCCTCCCCCTCCGCCCGCTCCCGCTCCCGCTCCGACGATGGCGGACGACATGAGCAGCAGGATCGACCAGCTCAAGGAACTCGGAGCGCTGAAGGAGCAGGGACTCCTGACCGAGGAGGAGTTCGCGCAGCAGAAGAGCAAGCTCCTCGGCGGCTGAACGGACGGCCGAAACGGGTGCCCACCGGTGGAGGGACGCTCCCTCCACCGGTGGGCACCCGCGATGACGGCCCGCCGCGCGGCTACCCGCCCTCTCCCGCTTCGTCCGCGTCGAGGGAAGCGAGGATGGCCTGCACGGGGATGCGGCCGCTCGCCACCATCTGCGCGCCGGCGCGCCGCAGGGCCCGGGCGAAGGGTGCGGCCCACCGGTTCTCGTAGACGAGGACCGCGGCCGCGTTGCCCGGCTGGAGTGCTTGGCCGGCTTCGTCGAGGTCGTCCTGGCCGAGCAGGTCGGACGAGACGCCGTCGAAGACGGACAGGCTCACGGAATCCGCGTCGTCCTGGTCGAGGCCCTCGATTTCGAGGGCGGTGACGGTTCCGTCGGCGTCCTTCCGCACGAAACGGAGGTCGAGGATTCGGATGAGGCCCTTGTCCACCAGATCGATCAGCAAGGGGAACGCCTCGCCCGTCATCCGGTTTCCGGGGAACTCGACGACCACGTAGTCGACGGGGCCCATGTCTTCGATGTCGTCGTTCATGAATGCTCCTGGCTTCGTCAGGCTGGGGAAACGCATCGATGGCCGGACGTGATCCTGTTCTCATTGCAGCACCCGCCCAGCGGGGCCGCACCTCCGCTCCGTGGCCGCGGCGCGGGGCGTGCAGGGCTCGGATCAGCCCGTTCCGGTGAGCTGGTAGAGGCTCCTGGCGACGAGCCACAGCCCCAGGAGCAGGCAGGTGACGACGATCGCCGGGTCCTTGTGGCGCTCCAGCCAGCCGCGCAGGCCCAGCAGGACGCTCTGGGCCTTCCGGGGTGAGAACACCATGTACAGCTCCATGGCCAGCAGGGTCGAGGTGGCCAGGACGCAGAAGGCCATGAGGGCCAGGAAGGACCGGGCGTGGGAGAGGTCGGCCTGCACGACGGTGGCGGCGGCGGCGCTGACCATCCCCCAGGGCTGGAGGAGCACGGCGAGGCCCGCGGCGGACCATCCGGTGGCCTCGTCCACCCGGGAGGTCACGGACGAATCGGTGGCGGAAACCGTGGCCCCCTCCTGTGCGGCCCCTTGTTCGGCCCCCTGTGCGGCCTGCTCCGGGCCGGTCGCCTTACGGCGGCGGCTCAGGCGCCTCCGGTGTTGGCTGTACACGACCAGGCCCAGCCCGATGACGAGCGTGGCCACGAGCGCTGCGATCGAGGGGGGCGAGCGCGGCGGCGGTGGCTGGCCGCCGGTGAGGAGCAGGACGAGCGCGATCACGGACACCAGGCACGCCAGCCAGGCGAAGATGAACGCAAGGCCGTTGCGCACGCCGCGGGACCCGGACACCACCAGCACGAAGGCCATGATGGGCAGCGGGAACAGCGTCACGGCCAAACCGATGAGGAGCAGGTCGAGCACCATGGCAGCGGCTCTCGGGAATCGAGGACCCCGGCCTCGGCCTGGTCAGACGGCCGCCGGGGTGAAGGGGAACAGCCCGTCCGCTCCGGCCCGCACGATGCCGTAACTGCTCTCCGGTACCTCGTGCCAGGCACCGGGCAGGTCCCCGAGGGGTTCGGAGACGACGAGACGGGTCTCGTCGGAGACCTCCTGGAGGAAGGCGACATCGGGGTGCAGCCGGCGCAGCGCGTCCACCCGGCTGCTGTAGAAGAGGGACCGGGACGCGCGCTGGCTGGAGTAGCGGAAGGCCCACACGGTTTCGCCGTCGGTGACCGCGACCGTCATCTGGAGGGGGAACTCCACCCCGTGGTCGTGTCCGGCACGTTCCACGACCCCCGCCATCCGGGCGACGGCGGTGGGCGGGTCCTGGTCGAGGCCGAAGGTGAGGGCGAGGTAGAACATCACCTCGGAGTCCGTGGTCCCCCCGATGTCGGCGTACAGCGCGGGGTCGACGAGCATCGTGAGGTCACGGCGCATGAGGTGGAAACCGTTGATGGCGCCGTTGTGCATGAACATCCAGCGGCCGTTGCGGAACGGGTGGCAGTTCGACTGCTGCACCGCCGTCCCGGTCGACGCCCGGATGTGGGCGAAGAACAGGTGGGAACGGACGTGGTCCGCCATCTCCCGCAGGTTGCGGTTGTTCCAGGCGGGACCGACGTCCCTGAGGAGCGCCGGACTGGGGTTGCCCTCGGCGTACCAGCCGACTCCGAACCCGTCACCGTTCGTGGTCTCCACACCGAGCTTGGAGTGCAGGCTCTGGTCGATCAGCGAGTGGGCCGGTTTGTACAGGATGGTGTCGAGCAGCATGGTCGTCCCCGAGTACGCGAGCCATCGGCACATGTGTCATCACCTGCGTCCCTACGGCATCGCGGGAAGCGGATACGTCTTCCCGCTCGCCCCCCGGATGTGCGGCCATCCCATTCTGGGGTGCCTCCCCGGGGAGCGCCATGCGGAACCGGGCGTGCCGGGTTCCGCAGCCCTTCCGCCGTGGTCGGACGGGATGCCGTGCGGGGTGCGCCGGGCGGACCTACGGTTGAGGGAGGCCCGGCGCCCGCGGGATGCCCGATGCTTCCCGCAACCAGCCCTCCCGGGCTCGGCGTCGGGGCACACGGGAAGGCACCCGGAATGGCCACTGCATCCGAAACCCCGGTCCTGGACACCCTCGCCGCCATGACGGTCGACTCGCTCGAACGGTGCGGGCTGGCTCCGGACATGCTCATCCTCACGCGTATCGCGGCCCTCGCCGCCTCGGACGCTCCCCCGATCTCCTACCTGGCCCACATAGACCCCGCCGTGAGGTCGGGCGTGACCGCGGAACAGCTGCAGGACGTCCTGGTCGCCATCGCCCCGATCGTGGGAACCGCGCGCGTCATGACGGCGGCCGGCAACCTCACCTCTGCCTTCGGCGTCGCCATCGCGGTCGCCGACGCCGAGGCCGAGGCCGAGGCCCGGCGCTGAGAGCGGCCCCGCCCCCGCATCGGTGACGGAGCGGGGGCGTCGGCGCAGAGACAGGCCACGGCGCCGCTCCGGCCCGTGACCCGAGCGACTCGACGGCCACAGGGCCGGGCAGGAGGGCCTGGATGTCCCAGCAGGCGACCACGGCGATGCGCGCGTCACTTCACGCCACTCCCGAGGAACGTGCGGCACTCGGCAAGGAGGCCCGGCGGCGCTCACCGCGCTCGGGGCACGCCGCGTACGAGCCCGCTCCGAACAGACCGGACCCGCTCAAGATCCTTGAGGCCCAGTCCGCGACGCGGGTCCGGGAACTGGTGCCGATCCGCTACGGCCGGATGACCGAGTCCCCGTTCCGGTTCTACCGGGGCGCCGCCGCGATCATGGCCTCCGACCTGGCCGGCACTCCCGACTCGGGAATCACCGCCCAGCTGTGCGGAGACGCGCACCTGCTGAACTTCCGGCTGCTGGCCTCGCCGGAGCGGGGGCTGATGTTCGACATCAACGACTTCGACGAGACCCTGCCCGGCCCCTGGGAATGGGACGTCAAACGCCTGTCGGCGAGCTTCGTGATCGCCGCGCGGGCCAACGGCTTCGACGACGCCGAGCGCGCCCGCATCGTGGCCGGCACCGTGCGTTCGTACCGCGAGGCGATGATCCGGTTCGCCGGCATGCGCAACCTCGACGTCTGGTACACGAAGATCGACGACGCCCGCCTCAAGGACCTCGTCTCCGGCCGGCTCCGCAAGGAAGGCCGGCAGAAACTGGACCGCGCCCTGGCGAAGGCGAGGTCCCGGGACACCCTCCAGGTCTTCGACAAGCTCACGCGGATGGTGGACGCCCGGCCCAGGATCGCCGCGGACCCCCCACTGCTGGTACCGATCTCCGACCTGCTGCCGGACGCCGAACGCACCGCGCTGGAGCGCCGGTTCAGGGGGCTCATCGAGCGGTACGCGATCACGCTGCCGAGCGACCGGCGGCATCTGCTGGCCG
Protein-coding sequences here:
- a CDS encoding isoamylase early set domain-containing protein — its product is MLERKQCKDRTEVTFVLPANTPPGPVSVVGDFNDWQPGTHTLAPRRDGMRAVTVALPEKSVHSFRYLAAGDYWFNDESADDHDGTNSRLRT
- a CDS encoding GAP family protein yields the protein MVLDLLLIGLAVTLFPLPIMAFVLVVSGSRGVRNGLAFIFAWLACLVSVIALVLLLTGGQPPPPRSPPSIAALVATLVIGLGLVVYSQHRRRLSRRRKATGPEQAAQGAEQGAAQEGATVSATDSSVTSRVDEATGWSAAGLAVLLQPWGMVSAAAATVVQADLSHARSFLALMAFCVLATSTLLAMELYMVFSPRKAQSVLLGLRGWLERHKDPAIVVTCLLLGLWLVARSLYQLTGTG
- a CDS encoding SHOCT domain-containing protein is translated as MPGLLRGIARTAVVAGTATAVSNRVSRRQGGRWAEQEAQQQQQAAAAAPPPPPAPAPAPTMADDMSSRIDQLKELGALKEQGLLTEEEFAQQKSKLLGG
- a CDS encoding DeoR/GlpR family DNA-binding transcription regulator translates to MQLAQQRRAFILEAVRRDGAVRVAELVERLAVSDMTVRRDLDALAARGLVEKVYGGAVAAPGTRVEEPGFDAKAALAGPAKAAIAETAASLVEPGSVVAVSAGTTACAVAARLLDVPRLTVLTNSLPVAELVRSASRDRGEAAVPTLLLTGGAPTPSAALVGPLAELVISSLHVDLLILGAHGVSEEAGLTTPNLAEAQTNRTLIGAARRVAVVADHTKWGTVALSGFAPLDRIDCFVTDAGMPASGREVLADTVGELLVAGAA
- a CDS encoding LacI family DNA-binding transcriptional regulator; the encoded protein is MAKRSVGDQERPPGMTDVARVAGVSAQTVSRVLSGHPNVQERTRAKVVAAVEQLGYRRNNAARMLSSGRSRTIGVVTLQTTFYSRAAVTSGIEYAARAAGYAVSTATTTSLDTSAIERALAGLADQGVEGVILSVPLIHTSERIEQLTRSTPTITIDGSRTDATGVVAVDQDLAARLATRHLLELGHDTVWHVAGPAHWLEAVGRLAGWRATLEAAGRQVPPPLEGDWSPASGHRIGLVLGRVPDVTAVFVASDEMAFGVIRALHELGRRVPEDISVVGVDDIELAEYCTPPLTTVAQPFAQMGALAVARLLRHIADPAAMPAPASVEPELVVRASTAPAREFKQE
- a CDS encoding carboxymuconolactone decarboxylase family protein; this translates as MATASETPVLDTLAAMTVDSLERCGLAPDMLILTRIAALAASDAPPISYLAHIDPAVRSGVTAEQLQDVLVAIAPIVGTARVMTAAGNLTSAFGVAIAVADAEAEAEARR
- a CDS encoding class II glutamine amidotransferase, which codes for MCRWLAYSGTTMLLDTILYKPAHSLIDQSLHSKLGVETTNGDGFGVGWYAEGNPSPALLRDVGPAWNNRNLREMADHVRSHLFFAHIRASTGTAVQQSNCHPFRNGRWMFMHNGAINGFHLMRRDLTMLVDPALYADIGGTTDSEVMFYLALTFGLDQDPPTAVARMAGVVERAGHDHGVEFPLQMTVAVTDGETVWAFRYSSQRASRSLFYSSRVDALRRLHPDVAFLQEVSDETRLVVSEPLGDLPGAWHEVPESSYGIVRAGADGLFPFTPAAV
- a CDS encoding DUF2252 domain-containing protein yields the protein MSQQATTAMRASLHATPEERAALGKEARRRSPRSGHAAYEPAPNRPDPLKILEAQSATRVRELVPIRYGRMTESPFRFYRGAAAIMASDLAGTPDSGITAQLCGDAHLLNFRLLASPERGLMFDINDFDETLPGPWEWDVKRLSASFVIAARANGFDDAERARIVAGTVRSYREAMIRFAGMRNLDVWYTKIDDARLKDLVSGRLRKEGRQKLDRALAKARSRDTLQVFDKLTRMVDARPRIAADPPLLVPISDLLPDAERTALERRFRGLIERYAITLPSDRRHLLADYQLVDVARKVVGVGSVGTRCWIILLLGRDGGDPLFLQAKEADSSVLAEHLGASLYRNQGERVVAGQRLMQATSDMFLGWERVDGFDGRRRDFYVRQLRDWKGIAMPETMTPLQLQTFGGVCGLTLARAHARSGDRIAIAAYLGGGDAFDRALVTFAEAYADQNERDHRALLDAVRTGRLPAEEVPAA
- a CDS encoding DUF6325 family protein, which gives rise to MNDDIEDMGPVDYVVVEFPGNRMTGEAFPLLIDLVDKGLIRILDLRFVRKDADGTVTALEIEGLDQDDADSVSLSVFDGVSSDLLGQDDLDEAGQALQPGNAAAVLVYENRWAAPFARALRRAGAQMVASGRIPVQAILASLDADEAGEGG
- a CDS encoding glutamate--cysteine ligase, which produces MITVGVEEEYLLVDPDTLLPTPLVQEVRASARLAPIADEQEVQDELLQAQIEVATPVCTALEEVGGHLLRLRHAVASAAQTNGCRVAISATAPVRGALPVPITGTARYLKMRGEARLLVDEQLICGMHVHVGMPDRETGVAVLNRLRVWLPTLLALSANGPLWDGRDTGFASWRTIIFGRWPVSGPAPYFAGLTDYEARADALLESGLVPDRGQLYWHARLSERYPTVEVRCCDVQLEADDAVMLAGVVRALAATAIAEEKAGAAPALCRSELLQAATWHAARHGMAGTLMDPQGRLRSSGDVLCMLLGHIAPALEESGDYREVSSLLHRLLQRGTAADRQRRALAEAGLPALAALITADESTE